The following coding sequences are from one Anser cygnoides isolate HZ-2024a breed goose chromosome 10, Taihu_goose_T2T_genome, whole genome shotgun sequence window:
- the BHLHE40 gene encoding class E basic helix-loop-helix protein 40: MERIPSAQPPPACLGKLPALESGDVPGLDFAHMYQVYKPRRGLKRSEDTKETYKLPHRLIEKKRRDRINECIAQLKDLLPEHLKLTTLGHLEKAVVLELTLKHVKALTNLIEQQQQKIIALQNGLQAGDLSSRNLDSSQEMFRSGFQMCAKEMLQYLAKHENGKELKSSQLVSHLHRMASEVLQGGAGRKAGDIPPKMVDLKEKPVSLSKAAEGHGKNCVPVIQRTFAHSSGEQSGSDTDTDSGYGGELEKSDSKSEQQYFKKDTDLKYTVQERISSIKQETEDPPAKRSRLETPEDEGPFGSDMMGSSNGFLGPHAHQPPLCLPFYLIPPSATAYLPMLEKCWYPASVPVLYPSLPASAAALTGFMNPDKISPPLLMPQRLPSPVPAHSPIDSSALLQALKQIPPLNLETKD, encoded by the exons ATGGAGCGCATCCCCAGCGCGCAGCCCCCGCCCGCCTGCCTGGGCAAGCTGCCCGCCCTGGAGAGCGGCGACGTGCCGGG GCTGGACTTCGCGCACATGTACCAAGTGTACAAGCCCAGGAGGGGGCTGAAGCGCAGCGAGGACACCAAG GAGACCTACAAGCTGCCCCACAGGCTCATCGAGAAGAAGCGGCGCGACCGCATCAACGAGTGCATCGCCCAGCTCAAGGACCTGCTGCCCGAGCACCTCAAGCTCACG ACCCTGGGTCACCTGGAGAAGGCTGTGGTTCTTGAGCTTACCTTGAAGCATGTGAAAGCACTAACCAACCTCatcgagcagcagcagcagaaaataattgctttacAGAACGGTTTACAAGCGG GTGACCTGTCATCAAGAAACCTTGATTCCAGCCAGGAAATGTTTCGATCTGGTTTCCAGATGTGTGCCAAGGAAATGCTGCAATACCTGGCAAAGCACGAGAACGGCAAGGAGCTGAAGTCGTCCCAGCTGGTCAGCCATCTGCACCGCATGGCCTCCGAGGTGCTCCAGGGCGGAGCCGGCCGAAAGGCCGGAGACATCCCTCCTAAAATGGTGGACCTGAAAGAGAAACCCGTCTCCTTGAGCAAAGCGGCCGAGGGGCACGGGAAGAACTGTGTGCCCGTGATCCAGAGGACATTTGCGCACTCCAGCGGGGAGCAGAGCGGCAGcgacacagacacagacagcGGGTACGGGGGAGAGCTGGAGAAAAGTGACTCCAAATCCgaacagcagtattttaaaaaggataCCGATCTCAAATACACTGTCCAGGAGAGAATAAGCTCTATTAAGCAAGAGACTGAGGACCCGCCGGCCAAAAGGAGCAGGCTGGAGACGCCTGAAGACGAAGGGCCTTTTGGCAGTGACATGATGGGCTCCTCCAACGGCTTCCTGGGCCCCCACGCTCACCAGCCCCCCTTGTGCCTGCCTTTTTATTTGATCCCGCCGTCCGCAACGGCCTATCTGCCGATGCTGGAGAAGTGCTGGTACCCAGCGTCCGTCCCCGTCCTGTACCCCAGCCTCCCGGCCTCCGCCGCAGCGCTCACGGGGTTCATGAACCCCGACAAAATCTCCCCCCCTCTGCTGATGCCCCAGAGACTCCCTTCCCCGGTACCAGCCCATTCCCCCATCGACTCCTCGGCTCTGCTTCAAGCTTTGAAGCAGATTCCTCCGTTGAACTTGGAAACCAAAGACTGA